In Bufo gargarizans isolate SCDJY-AF-19 chromosome 6, ASM1485885v1, whole genome shotgun sequence, a single genomic region encodes these proteins:
- the TEPSIN gene encoding AP-4 complex accessory subunit tepsin isoform X2, which yields MAVLDKLTFLQQLPLLLKGTSDDDTPCPGYLYEEMAKISHESSGSCQCLLEYLLNRLQNNSCHVKLKVLKILLYLCSHGSNQIIQDLRRNVVYIQETSAFSGPPDPLHGISLYQKVRTAGQELVGSLYTDPRPRPASMVPNKERCQPGMGSQVSQFQGFGYSQEKQNLGTPREALLSGIHRAAIAVTQKVLVGAGSPSPCLRDQAEDTYRPVAVPLGERSPSAGKPLPPAAHSIRGGHRSGVPGGGWDDSDSGHSSQDSLQDKSPRSLSSDAGSKAGSDGQSRSSNREITEISERVEPAHPGDCLQEAQLVLTITRGQKVFLTQEEVQHFVRGCSLLNCEVVFEMLNRSLEEDSAGVKLRSMCAIASLMTSDLLSHDHMLAVVRNNLMKLGRGPPGPVKDKARKILLQFEALTQTSPKHGTVLQLPTLPSTQPNPLDLLIDTLPETGVKNLLTPSSISTSPIAASDPTKPACCGPVENGGQNSDGGVAAAIEKDDRVHAEAEPPAQTEAHGRLSLFDGMELVTPVRRLGQEDKEMTSQMPSDTSSVWAGSQERTCKPGLSAFSFLNS from the exons ATGGCAGTgctggacaagctgacgttcctTCAGCAG ctgccacttctatTAAAGGGGACCTCTGATGATGACACCCCCTGCCCTGGAtacctgtatgaggagatggcca AGATCTCGCACGAGTCCTCTGGAAGCTGCCAGTGCCTCCTGGAGTATCTTCTGAACCGCCTGCAGAATAACTCATGTCATGTCAAGTTGAAG GTGCTGAAGATCCTGCTCTATCTGTGTTCTCACGGCTCCAACCAGATCATACAAGATCTCCGACGCAACGTGGTGTACATACAGGAGACTTCAG CTTTTAGTGGACCCCCGGACCCTCTTCATGGTATCAGCCTGTACCAGAAGGTACGGACGGCCGGTCAG GAACTTGTGGGCAGCTTGTATACAGATCCCAGGCCTCGTCCTGCCAGTATGGTGCCAAACAAGGAGAGGTGCCAGCCCG GAATGGGATCCCAGGTCTCCCAATTCCAAGGCTTTGGCTATTCCCAGGAGAAACAGAACTTAG GTACCCCCAGGGAAGCCCTGCTGAGCGGCATACATAGGGCAGCCATAGCTGTGACCCAGAAAGTGCTGGTCGGAGCAGGGTCGCCGTCTCCCTGTCTCAGGGATCAGGCGGAGGACACGTACAGGCCGGTGGCGGTACCCCTGGGTGAGAGAAGCCCATCCGCAGGAAAGCCACTGCCTCCAGCTGCTCACAGCATCAGAG GCGGACACCGCTCAGGAGTCCCTGGGGGAGGATGGGACGACAGTGATAGCGGGCACAGCTCCCAGGACTCTTTACAAGACAAGTCCCCACGCAGCCTGTCCTCAGATGCCGGCAGCAAGGCAGGCAGCGATGGCCAGTCCCGCAGCAGCAACCGGGAGATCACGGAGATTTCTGAAAG GGTGGAGCCTGCCCATCCAGGCGACTGTCTACAGGAGGCGCAGCTGGTTCTGACCATCACCAGGGGACAAAAAGTCTTCCTCACCCAAGAGGAAGTGCAGCATTTCGTCAGAGG GTGTTCACTGCTGAACTGTGAAGTCGTCTTCGAGATGTTAAACCGCTCGCTGGAAGAAGACAGCGCGGGTGTCAAACTG CGGTCTATGTGCGCTATCGCGTCCCTCATGACCTCCGACCTTCTGTCACATGACCACATGCTGGCGGTAGTTAGGAATAATCTGATGAAGCTGGGCCGAGGACCACCAGGACCAGTGAAGGACAAAGCCAGGAAG ATTCTTCTCCAGTTTGAAGCTTTAACCCAAACCTCTCCTAAGCATGGGACTGTCCTCCAGTTACCCACCTTGCCGTCTACCCAACCCAACCCCTTGGACCTTCTAATAGACACCCTCCCTGAAACGGGCGTCAAAAATCTACTGACCCCCTCGAGCATCTCTACTTCCCCCATTGCAGCGTCGGATCCCACAAAACCTGCTTGCTGCGGACCTGTCGAGAATGGAGGCCAAAATTCAGACGGCGGAGTTGCGGCCGCCATCGAGAAGGATGACCGCGTCCACGCTGAGGCAGAGCCGCCTGCCCAGACTGAGGCCCATGGGCGATTGTCACTTTTTGATGGCATGGAGCTGGTGACGCCAGTAAGGAGACTTGGGCAGGAGGATAAAGAAATGACGAGTCAGATGCCTTCTGATACCAGCTCCGTGTGGGCGGGGTCACAGGAGAGGACTTGTAAGCCTGGCCTATCAGCGTTCTCCTTCTTGAATAGCTAG
- the TEPSIN gene encoding AP-4 complex accessory subunit tepsin isoform X1 — protein sequence MAVLDKLTFLQQLPLLLKGTSDDDTPCPGYLYEEMAKISHESSGSCQCLLEYLLNRLQNNSCHVKLKVLKILLYLCSHGSNQIIQDLRRNVVYIQETSAFSGPPDPLHGISLYQKVRTAGQELVGSLYTDPRPRPASMVPNKERCQPGMGSQVSQFQGFGYSQEKQNLGTPREALLSGIHRAAIAVTQKVLVGAGSPSPCLRDQAEDTYRPVAVPLGERSPSAGKPLPPAAHSIRGGHRSGVPGGGWDDSDSGHSSQDSLQDKSPRSLSSDAGSKAGSDGQSRSSNREITEISERVEPAHPGDCLQEAQLVLTITRGQKVFLTQEEVQHFVRGCSLLNCEVVFEMLNRSLEEDSAGVKLVRNQSLHYFRSMCAIASLMTSDLLSHDHMLAVVRNNLMKLGRGPPGPVKDKARKILLQFEALTQTSPKHGTVLQLPTLPSTQPNPLDLLIDTLPETGVKNLLTPSSISTSPIAASDPTKPACCGPVENGGQNSDGGVAAAIEKDDRVHAEAEPPAQTEAHGRLSLFDGMELVTPVRRLGQEDKEMTSQMPSDTSSVWAGSQERTCKPGLSAFSFLNS from the exons ATGGCAGTgctggacaagctgacgttcctTCAGCAG ctgccacttctatTAAAGGGGACCTCTGATGATGACACCCCCTGCCCTGGAtacctgtatgaggagatggcca AGATCTCGCACGAGTCCTCTGGAAGCTGCCAGTGCCTCCTGGAGTATCTTCTGAACCGCCTGCAGAATAACTCATGTCATGTCAAGTTGAAG GTGCTGAAGATCCTGCTCTATCTGTGTTCTCACGGCTCCAACCAGATCATACAAGATCTCCGACGCAACGTGGTGTACATACAGGAGACTTCAG CTTTTAGTGGACCCCCGGACCCTCTTCATGGTATCAGCCTGTACCAGAAGGTACGGACGGCCGGTCAG GAACTTGTGGGCAGCTTGTATACAGATCCCAGGCCTCGTCCTGCCAGTATGGTGCCAAACAAGGAGAGGTGCCAGCCCG GAATGGGATCCCAGGTCTCCCAATTCCAAGGCTTTGGCTATTCCCAGGAGAAACAGAACTTAG GTACCCCCAGGGAAGCCCTGCTGAGCGGCATACATAGGGCAGCCATAGCTGTGACCCAGAAAGTGCTGGTCGGAGCAGGGTCGCCGTCTCCCTGTCTCAGGGATCAGGCGGAGGACACGTACAGGCCGGTGGCGGTACCCCTGGGTGAGAGAAGCCCATCCGCAGGAAAGCCACTGCCTCCAGCTGCTCACAGCATCAGAG GCGGACACCGCTCAGGAGTCCCTGGGGGAGGATGGGACGACAGTGATAGCGGGCACAGCTCCCAGGACTCTTTACAAGACAAGTCCCCACGCAGCCTGTCCTCAGATGCCGGCAGCAAGGCAGGCAGCGATGGCCAGTCCCGCAGCAGCAACCGGGAGATCACGGAGATTTCTGAAAG GGTGGAGCCTGCCCATCCAGGCGACTGTCTACAGGAGGCGCAGCTGGTTCTGACCATCACCAGGGGACAAAAAGTCTTCCTCACCCAAGAGGAAGTGCAGCATTTCGTCAGAGG GTGTTCACTGCTGAACTGTGAAGTCGTCTTCGAGATGTTAAACCGCTCGCTGGAAGAAGACAGCGCGGGTGTCAAACTGGTGAGAAATCAGAGTTTACATTACTTT CGGTCTATGTGCGCTATCGCGTCCCTCATGACCTCCGACCTTCTGTCACATGACCACATGCTGGCGGTAGTTAGGAATAATCTGATGAAGCTGGGCCGAGGACCACCAGGACCAGTGAAGGACAAAGCCAGGAAG ATTCTTCTCCAGTTTGAAGCTTTAACCCAAACCTCTCCTAAGCATGGGACTGTCCTCCAGTTACCCACCTTGCCGTCTACCCAACCCAACCCCTTGGACCTTCTAATAGACACCCTCCCTGAAACGGGCGTCAAAAATCTACTGACCCCCTCGAGCATCTCTACTTCCCCCATTGCAGCGTCGGATCCCACAAAACCTGCTTGCTGCGGACCTGTCGAGAATGGAGGCCAAAATTCAGACGGCGGAGTTGCGGCCGCCATCGAGAAGGATGACCGCGTCCACGCTGAGGCAGAGCCGCCTGCCCAGACTGAGGCCCATGGGCGATTGTCACTTTTTGATGGCATGGAGCTGGTGACGCCAGTAAGGAGACTTGGGCAGGAGGATAAAGAAATGACGAGTCAGATGCCTTCTGATACCAGCTCCGTGTGGGCGGGGTCACAGGAGAGGACTTGTAAGCCTGGCCTATCAGCGTTCTCCTTCTTGAATAGCTAG